In Planctomycetota bacterium, the genomic window GGCGCCCGGCTCGCTGCGCGACACGAGCCTGCCGTCGGGTTCATAGGCTCGATCGATGAACGCCTCGGCAATGAACTCGAGGCCGTGCGCCTCGGCCGCGCGTTCGAGTTCGGAGTCCGGCTGGCCCACCAGCGCCGGCCGATTCGGCGCCTCGGCGGTCACGCGCGCGATGATCGTCGCGAGCTCTGCATCGCGCACTGCATCGTTG contains:
- a CDS encoding LamB/YcsF family protein → NDAVRDAELATIIARVTAEAPNRPALVGQPDSELERAAEAHGLEFIAEAFIDRAYEPDGRLVSRSEPGAVHTDINTVTAQAVSLSLDKSVTARNGDVIDVRADTLCIHGDTEGAAAAARAVRDVLEQRGVGIQPVGG